CCCTCCGACACCTGGCCAGCCAGACGAAGCTTCTCCTGTAATGAGCAGGGCAAGAgggtgatgatgaagatgggtagtgaaaagaaatgaaaagagAGCCAGCGAGCGAGCGGGGAAATAGGTTATAGGGACAAAAGAGGAATAAGAGGAGAGATAATGGAAAAGATCTCCATTAGTCTGGGAAAATGAGAAGTTGAGGCATGGATAACACCCAGCATCACAAAGGAGACTGTAGATGGGTACAATTTCAAATATATACACTTTAAAATGAGGTCTCCTGTACTTCTTGTCCCTTATAGATcgacgggacaagctgaaagtggAAAGCGTTGGGGAACTGAATAGAAAGAGAGGGTCCCTGGTTTTTCCAGATGGATCGAGCTGAATAAGATGCCTTTCAGTTGGAAAAgaacaaattacaaataaaaactccaaataataaaacataagaCTTTTCTTTCCtatagtcccctccaaaagtactggaacgaCATGGTCAATGGGGACTGTATATGAAGAAAATACAACTCTTTGGAGAGCGAGGAGGAAGACCAGAGCACAGGAAAGCCAATACATCAATATTTGGAGGCTCTATTACACCAAGGCTTGCTTTGCCAATAGAAGAACAGTATAAAGTGAATTATCATGAAACATAGTCAGACAAATCGTCCAGCAAAATGTTGTAATCATTTCTAGTAACAGACCATGTGTGGCGAACGCAGTAGTTTTATGCTCTGGATTTGATTACACAACATGAAGGAAACGCATATTAAAGCTATTATTATAATGACATAGCACTAGAAGGCCACTAGAAGGTGTCCACTGAGGCCCCAATCGacacattcatatttaatgtcTGTTTACCTTAGGAAATGGGGAGTCATTTAAgggtcaaaacaaaataatgtggCTTTTGAATGGGTCTCAATGGAACTGAACAGAGGGAGAAGCAACAGACACAGAATAACTGAAAGGGATTATTCCATCTGCCAAGTCGATTTCAGACTCCTCCTGAGGCTGTAGGGGAGGGTGTACGGACTGGAAGAGAAGAAGCGGAGGAAGGCGGGAAGGGGCGGACGGGGAGGGGGAggcaaataaatgaaaagaggAGGGTGGTGATGAGTTTTCTCTCTTACAAGGTCCTCCGAGGCACGTGCCTGCGCTTTCCTGAACAAGTCCAGGTCATAGTCGCTGGTGATGTTCTCCAGCAGGGGCTCCCGGCTCATCCCGTGGCTCTGAAGATGATCCTAGCAGTGAAGGCAGGTATTGAGATGGCCACAAAAATGCATAGTcccgtcatttctcgtgtatgatgcgcacccccaaagtgggcctccaaattctggaaaacccttccacTCATgtagaatgcatttttacaatgcatgattttgcttctacccatatgatcaaaacatgaaatatgatctgcattttgttaggttttttttaaagaacgattcggaagttaagcacttgatttgaacacataatactttctttttattaacttgctcttattttgaaattcacagccctacttttatttagtaaatgggaaaacacacagttgtgctcatatgtttgattacccaggaacaacttgtaagatgggtacaattcttaaaagaaaacatgaaggaccaggcgaaacacatttcatttaatgcgattcaaaataaactgtcaagcatttgaaaaaggcattatcattaaacaaaacataaccataaataaattaatgagggTTCTTGTTCAGTCGTCAGTCgtacttaaaaacaaaactaaacaaaataaaacaatatttcacaaattctgcctggggaTGTAAACTTGTGATTACGAACTGTACAAATATGCAGGCTTATGTACCCCCGTtatattggaataaaagtgtaggCGACACCTTTTTCATCACCTCGAGGTGGCgttggcatactagaatgaaaatgtacagctttttcataaccactagatggcggcatacatttataaaatgtgaaggtttttttttattttcccctatacctatgcgTAATGCggactattgacttttgacaatttttcgcattacacacgagaaattcCGGTGGTTCAAATGAGCTAGTCAAAACGTCTCATCCACAAACCATGTACTTGTCCTTCTCCTCCTTATTAAGGCCAGcattcctcttcttcctcagcTCAGTCACCTTCTCCTTGTAGCGCAGCTGACGTTCTGTTGGGGTCTGACACATCACCGATAGTTAAGACCAGCTCACACCGGGTAATAATGTGTCCTGGATGGTCTGCTCACACATGGGCAGCTCTCAGGACAGGCGTGAACCAGAGAtcacacttttattttgacacccAGTTTGGCCTAAAAGTCTCCCATTGTTCTATCACATATGAGAGGAAGCAACCATAGAAGATTCAACCACTGCAGGAGTCGGATACTACAGCAAGACCATTTCAGGTCAGAAGCAAACATAAATAGGTCGTATTCCACCCCTAAACCAACTTACACATGGCACAACCCCTTCCACTGTCTCCATATCGCCCTATCAAACTTGAATTCAACCAGACCTTAGCCGTGGTAGCATCGTAAGAATGGAATTTATACAATCTTGTTTAAGTGAGGAGACTCACCTCCCAGGCACACAGAGGAAAGATAAAGAAtgagaataaaaaaattttaaacactGACAGTCCATTCGTCTCAAAAGGTTAAATATGTTTAACACTTGAATGACCgttaagtaaagaaaaaaaaataattcatgatAAATAAAGTTAATGAACAAAAAGTATCTGTGTCAGTATAGTGACTTTATTGTGCATCTGTCATCAAATGGTGCGTcattatatttgaatttaaatttgCTTTATTACAAAGGTTACCTGTGTTTTGTACTGTAATTGCCTGGCTGTTAGGAatgttaaaatcttttttttcataaacttGATAATTTTTTGAAGATGGTAATAATTGGACTGTGAAGCAGATTAATTCTTATTAGTTATtttgtaaggggggggggggggggggggggggggggggggggggggggggataaaggTTGATCTGTGTCCTCAGGTTACACCGATTCCACCAGGTATTGTTCTAgctgtatttatgtattcaaaCACAAGTGTAACTGGCTAGAAATCACCATATGCTGCTAAAAAGCCTGGTCCAAACACCTTTAACCTTGTCTTTAATggttaacaaataataataatttttaaaaaataaaatatttacctcTGGTGAGTCGCATGAACCAATGAAAGTTGACTGTAGAGGGAGTCCAGTAGAAAAAACAATAGTGCTTTACTTTCTTACTGTTAAACAGACATGATAAATTTGCCATCTATATTACACCCCGAAATGAAACTACGTTCCTCAACGAGCCCTGCTGATTAATTCCTCACTGCGCGATGCAACGCCACTGACTGGACAACATTTAAAATCTGCTCTCGTCTGAGCAAGTAAAAGTTCAACTCCAGATTTGATGAGGCGTCTGCTGGCTGACTTAGAGCAGCTGCTTGTGGTTATATTGTCCGGTGGAAAACACAATAACTGTAACCCCTCATATTATCTCCAGCCTCTATTCAATTTGACTTTAtgacttaatgattatttaatgCTTGCTCATTTCACATCTCATTTCAGCACACGAGGCATAAAAATGAACGTGACCGATGAATGCGTAGATTACTTTTACTCCTGATACCAGTGAAACAACACCTTACCTGGTTTCTCGTGGAATTTCTATTCTCGTCATGACGGTGAGACAGCGTCCTTTCGTCGGTCTGTTTCTCACGAGTCGGCGTCTTGCCCTGACAAAACATCAACACGGTGTGAGGACAACAACTGACAGTTCGGCCTGCGGCACAAAACCTTGCACTATCCCCCGTCTGTGGTCCAGAAGGCTTTGCAACCTGACAACTTCAATGTGACCCTGTTAGTTCCTCTCACTTTTTCATCCATTGGCGACATGTTTCCCAGTGGACGCGTGGTTTGACTAGTCACAGCTGCATGGCTATCTGTACTGGTGGTTGGCAACTTTTGGACATTGCTATAGCAGTTTTACGCAATGAACCTAAGcagcatgtttttgcaatgtgggaggaagctggagaaaaccaaggCAAGCACACAGAGAACACAACCAACTGCTGTAGCCGTTATTCAagaatgcattttctttttgccacgtgccctgcgattgactggcgaccagttcagggtgtccgcTGCCTTTCGACCacagttagctgagataggcgacAGGACGAaggggtatggaaaatggatggatgaacgacATACTATTGTCACTCATTTCAGCATGGGCGTAATTTATTCAGCATTGGGAAGTGGTAAGGAGGAGGAGATGGCTTTTAACAGTCAATGAAAAGGaaagcatacagtatgtgccgaGTGATCCATGCTTAGCGGATCATGTAAATTCTCATGTAAAGCCCATGAGAATTTGCCTTTGTCGGATAGTTTACGAAGCAATATTATGCCAAAAAATGTCTCCATACCATGGCCCACAGATACATGGCAAGAAACATAGTGACTACAGGAGAACCTTGTTAATTTGTCCTTCTTTGTTGTCTTGTTCCATTTGGTGTGTTCAATGAAGCatcatttttttgctgtttcctgcattattattttgagtgCAAAACTGACGCCATACTGAGGTGTGTACAACTAAGTAGAGCTGAGCCAAACAGAACCGATAAGTtgctgtgcagtggaaaagaGACTTAATTCAGCAAGACAACATTGActggtggagaaaaaaaaaaaaaacgcactgTGACTTAGCCAGTTGTCaggaaaatagaacaaaatcatttgtgtgtgtgttaataccTTGCATTCATCATTTGAGAGGTTGTGGTAAAGAGGACAGCCTGATATGGAGAAGTGTCTCTCGTGTCTCCCTGTCAGGTGACCTAGGTGAGGTCAGACAAGGAGGTAAAAGACCTTATTATTGCTTCACAGGAACACAACATCTGGACATGATCACTCTCAAGTAAACGGTACGTTACCCAGTGAGTTGCATCCAGGCGTGGGACACTTCATGTTGAAGTTGTAGCTCTCGTGAAAGCGTCGTCGTTTGGGCCTGTGAGAAAGGTCGTGAGCAGCGGCCTCTTTAAGCGAAAGCTCCTTTGCCAACCTCTCGTCCTCCTCTTGAGAAACTATGACATCGTTGCTGGAAGAGACTACGTCATTCCCGGGGCTGGAAGTCTCAACGTCTGACTCGGAAGACGGGGCGTTGCCGGTCGGCGTGCGGGGAGGGGTCTCGTCGTGGTCCGCTGCCCGCTTTATGCCTATAGAACCAATGAAGGCACATCAAAATGGTTACTGCATGTAGTAGACGGAAGGGACAGGGACCAACCCCTGCCACCAACAGGGAAAATCTCTCCGTAACTGCCGCTCCCCCCAAATATTTAGAATtaccacaggatggcagcaaagcactacttttgtcaaaatggaacTCCTCAACTTAGTTTAtaatagttccttggcaccaggTGAGTTAGGTGTACAGAAACATCCatagatggacggatggacatgAATACTAGGGATCCATGAATAACTTGAGCTTTATGGGGTGTCCACAAATTTAGGCACGCACGTAAAAATTTTACAATCTAAAATGTGTTGGCGGACACAGAGCCGTAACACCTTACTGACACGTGTAATAGGTAGCTTGGTGATCAAGTGTTTGTTGTGTCTTATATCGCAAATAATACGTTTTACATGACAAAatgcacccatccatccattttctttaccgcttctcctcacgagggtcgcgggctgctggagcctatcctagccatcttcaggcgggaggcgtggtacacctaGAACCGgccgcgagccaatcgcagggcacatagaaacaaaccaccattcgcactcacattcacacctacgggcaatttcttcaatcttcaatcaacctagcacgcatgtttcttgtgatgtgggagaaaaaccacgcaggcacgggaggccatgcaaactccacacaggcgaggccgggatttgaaccccggtctccagaactgtgaggcagatgtgctaaccagtcgctcaccgtgctggctaacaaaatgcaaaactgtATGTTCAATCAAACAATTTTGACCGTGAATAAAAGACACCCAAAGAATGTATTGTTATAGTGCAGGTACGTTTCGTGGTGGTACAGATCCCAttggacatttatttattttattttttttaatgcctagCAATGATTTATTTGGGGGTCTCATAATTGTTACAGTGCCGTTTTCTGACTCAATTTCTGCCATCCCTGCCATTGACGGATGGTGAAttaaaatatccatgttaacatggaggcctggcagtgaatgagttcatccACCCATGCGGCAAGATTGCTATTGGCTAACGGGGCAGTTATGATTGAGCCCATTTATCTACATTGCTGCATTCAATGTCAAATgtgagttgttttttgttcttttgacattaatcagaaatgtttttttgttctgtgtAATAAATTATGACATTGCCACTGCCACAAAATACAaacgtttgtcttttttatctATTTACACAATGTATGAACCGAAGTATTTTACAGTGGCGGTTCCAATGATTTTGCCTTGATACAGCATTAAATTGGATTTGAACTGTATGGAGGAATAGATTTCACAGTGGTTTTGCAAAAATATGGAATTTCTTTATTTAGAACTACAGTATTATGTAGACTCTGCCGGATTTCATGGGTTGAAAACTATTTGGACATATTCTTTcaatttcttttattattgAAGCCAGGAGTCATGCATATCACCAAATTCAATTACTCTCAATGAGAATGCCTAGCCAGAGCTTTAGTTCAATCATACGGTATGTTcagttttttacatttcaaatctATCACGGCGTTGTCAGGAGGCAAACTCTTTAAAACTTTATCACTGGCCAAATACTTCTGGACCCAAGTATAGTATAATACATCACAGACTAAATCGTAAGCGGGAACCTTTGATAAATTTTGATATACGGTACTTTCCCGAATGCTAAATTAAGAAGAACATATGCCTTTACAACGGTGAATTAAGTTGATTCATATTGAAATATTTGTCTTCTTTAAAGTCAGGAAGTCGCTGTGATCACAGACTGAACTCCCAGCACGTTACAAGTAATGCATGATGCTCTCATCCCCATTCACTCATCACTTCTCTTTTTCAACTTCTATTcgtcttttgtcttttctttaacACGTTACTTGGTTCTCTTCGTCAAACCGCCTTCAAAACTTAACTATTCCTCATCCCCTTTGGGTCTGGGTCTTGTCTACCTTCATCATTGCCAAGAACGCTGCTATCTTAATTAGcatttcttgtgtgtcttttacGAGTAAAGAATCTAATGAGCACCCCGTATGTACGAAATAAAGGCCAGAGACTTTTTCCTccccctttctttttttacacttaCCATTATTACCCTCTGTGTCGGAGCTGGATAACCTGCCCTGACGCAGTGGGTATTTTTTGGCCGCGGTGTTTGTCGCCCCCTGTTGGCTACGCGTGATCCTGCGTCGTGTGGAAAACGCAGAGGCTGCTGCCTCCACTGGAGCAGGAGAACTGCTTCGTGCTGTGCTGGAGTTTTCTGGAAGAGAAATGAGTGCAAGTGTTGACCTAAATCATCATAGTGTTTGAAATATACACTCACGTAGCATTTTATGTGATCAAATACGACCGCTGTATTAAACACTGTCTTTTCAAAGATGAAAATTCTCAGTGACAACACGTCAGTGCAATTAATCTACAGaacgggtcgcgggggcagtagctttagcagggacgcccagacttccctctccccaaccacttcatccaactcttccgCGGGgatctaagggagagcccggacaccctgcggaggaaactcaattcagccgctcgtatccgggatctcgttctttgggtcagGACaaacagctcgtgaccataggtgagggtaggaacgtagatcgaccggtaaatcgagagcgtcgcctttcggcttagccccttcttcaccacaacggaccgatacaaagtccgcatcactgcagacgccgcaccgatccgcctgtcgatctcccgttccgttcttccctctctcgtgaacaagaccccgagatacttgaactcctccacttggggcaggatctcctccccgacccggagaaagcacgccacccttttccgaccgaggaccacggtctcagattcggaggtgccgattctcatcccggccgcttcacgctcggctgcgaaccgctccagtgagagttggagatcacggcttggcgaagccaacagaaccacatcgtctgcaaaaagcagagatgcaatactgaggccaccaaactggaccccctctacgcctcggctgcgccttgaaattctgtccgtaaaagttaggaacaggatcggtgacaaagggcagccttggcggagtccatccctcaccgggaacgagtccgacttactgccggcaatgcggaccaaactctgacaccggtcgtacggggaccaaacagcccgtatcagggggttcggtaccgtATACTCCtgacgcaccccccccccccccccccccccccccccacttctgAACTGCTAATGCTGTTGGAGATGCCATACCTTCAATTGCATACCTAAATAATCAAATGCTTCTTTTGAGTTCTTCATATTTTTCATACATTCAAGTATGTATGTCTTTATCAGTGGCGGGGACTAATAAGTACTAATACTTAATTACTGTACTTGAAtaatttttcaggtatctgcacTTTACTAGAGTacggtatttatttttctgatcaCTTTTTTTACTTCTACTCCCAACATTCTAAAACACATATCCGTCCTTTTTATTCctgacttttgtcaaaataggctcaaTCCTTTGACGATGTCGGAGTCAAGACAATGGATGCACGTAGTAAAAGATTTGACCTCGCGTGCTTTGGCTGAGACGAAGGGACGTGCGAGTCAGACGCGTGCTGTTCCGTGTTTGCGTGGCGCCGACGGCTTCGGCGGGCTCGAGGTCGGCGGAGAAATCAGAGTCCTCCGTCCCGTCCGAGCTGCTGCCTGTGGTCctctgcaaacaacaacaacaacaacaatagtgtTGTGGCCAAAAGTAAGAAAACACTCATTAACCACAGACTTAAGCGTtgagtttttttggtttttggtttgttttaccAGTGGATAATCCAACAAAGATCCCATCCTGGGGGAGGTGTATCATGTCCTCCACCACATTTCCACACGATAAACTTGTCAATAGATATCAATCAAGACGGACGGACATTACACACATCAAGTCAGTTGAAAGGAGCGATGCTAATAACATCTTCCATTATGTTCAAACGAGCATTATTTATCGAAAATGCAAACAGCCGCAACTAACAATTCGGGTGACCCGCGGGCGACGCAGAAATGGATGACGAAGAGGGGTTCAAAAGGAAGCACAAGGTGGGGGTGGGGACATAACGTTCCCTTGCTTCCAGCCACTCGAAAATACGCAAAATATCAGTTATAATTCATAATAACTACCCACAATAACAATATGGTATTTTAAGTACAATTATAGTATTTAAATTAATTCATCTCACCATTGCTAACCTCaactgtataaatatatatatgtaaataaatacttctTCGACAGTGTCCatcaaaattgagcattattGAATTTTCATTCTGTACAACAATAAAgtacaaaacagcatttttgatACAGGAGTACCTATGGTGTTGTGACCGGTTAGTTCTATGTTgctcaaaaacatttattgattcAAAGCATGATAAAAATGATTACTATTTAGTCACGTGTTCATAACAAACCAATTACCAAGGAGACGTCATTTAATTCCAAAGCCTTTTGACGcacgcttcttttttttttttggcaacttCATAAACAAGAAGCCCAGAATCTCATTTGCATACAACCAATGAAACAAGAGAAGAGGCGGAGCTCTACAAAGCCTGACCAATGAGCACAATCCCATTCTGTATTATAACCAATCACTGCGTTGTTTTGGTACGGACTCGTCGCACCATCCTCAAACCGAAAAACAGCCTGTTCCTCCCGACCGAACGTAAAGTTGTCGTATTCACGGCAGCAGAGGTCAGCATCAACGCACTCTCCTGCCATTTTACCGTGTTATCACAAATAGAGCAAAACATTTGTGCAACCGGGAAATAAACAGTTGCTAACTTAGCGATCAGCAAATCGACAACTATGAATTAACCAGCAATTATAATCAAGTCTAACCAAAGCACATTAACAGCCGCTAACTGcgtgttgtttaatttcactggTCACCACACACATCTTCAGCTTCCATGTTCAACTGGATAACGTAATCGATGACGTTATGGGACCCAGCTTGCAGTCTGTTCGAAAGGCTGTTTCGCACCAAGGAAAAGATATGCCTTACCTTTCTCCGAGGCATTTTCACAGAATTGACGCGTCCTTGTTTGTCAGGTTAATAATCAGTGTGCCGGAGGCAATTTAGGTCGACTCCCATCAATATTTAATTGCAACCAACCTCCCGTTTTCACTACAAGCCAAGTCAGCTCAAAACCGCGTATCAATATTTCTGCTTTTCCTCTCAAAGCGCACGCTCGGTACGTTGACAATATCCTCCCGTCTAGAAACAAGATATGCTTTTTAGTCTTCCCTTAGGTGTCTAAAACCAGATATTAGTGCGTTCACGTAAAATGTTGCACCGTGTACAACTGTATTATAAATGAGTTGTTTGACTTGATGGCTCCGGTCAGCGGTGGTATGTTTCATATGCTCCAATTTGTTGTCCAGTGGTATTACATacgtttaaaaacaacaaaactgctGTTAGTTGTACAAAATATGGATTTAAAATATTCCTGGAGTAAAGTCGGACTAATTACTTCCCTGGACCTCTAAAATGGAGAATTTTACGGCAAATGTTCTGTACAAGCGATTGTGGTCGAAGCCGGAAGTTACGAGTCACATCAAGTTGTAAGTCGGTGGCTTTGACAGGTAGCACCTTCGCCTTGACGTGTTGTCTTTTATTTCCTGTTCTAGCTGGCGGCATCGTTAGCACTTTCATGCAAAGATTGTGATCTTCAAAAGCCTCTAAGAAGCGAATTAACGGGCAAAGTGGTGATTTGTCTCTTGGATTTAGCCGTGACTATTATGGCGGGTGCCACCGTAAAGACTGTACAGGCTATTTTTCAGAGCATGGAGTACGGACCAGCCGCAACTTACAGCACTG
This Phycodurus eques isolate BA_2022a chromosome 16, UOR_Pequ_1.1, whole genome shotgun sequence DNA region includes the following protein-coding sequences:
- the LOC133415337 gene encoding histone acetyltransferase KAT7-like, encoding MPRRKRTTGSSSDGTEDSDFSADLEPAEAVGATQTRNSTRLTRTSLRLSQSTRENSSTARSSSPAPVEAAASAFSTRRRITRSQQGATNTAAKKYPLRQGRLSSSDTEGNNGIKRAADHDETPPRTPTGNAPSSESDVETSSPGNDVVSSSNDVIVSQEEDERLAKELSLKEAAAHDLSHRPKRRRFHESYNFNMKCPTPGCNSLGHLTGRHERHFSISGCPLYHNLSNDECKGKTPTREKQTDERTLSHRHDENRNSTRNQTPTERQLRYKEKVTELRKKRNAGLNKEEKDKYMDHLQSHGMSREPLLENITSDYDLDLFRKAQARASEDLEKLRLAGQVSEGSNMIKIIVFGRYELDTWYHSPYPEEYARLGRLYMCEFCLKYMKSQTILRRHMAKCVWKHPPGDEIYRKGNISVFEVDGKKNKIFCQNLCLLAKLFLDHKTLYYDVEPFLFYVMTEVDNTGCHLVGYFSKEKNSFLNYNVSCILTMPQYMRQGYGKMLIDFSYLLSKVEEKVGSPERPLSDLGLISYRSYWKEVLLRYLNNFQGKEISIKEISQETAVNPVDIVSTLQSLQMLKYWKGKHLVLKRQDLIDDWKAKERKRGNSKTIDPSALKWTPPKGT